In Apium graveolens cultivar Ventura chromosome 10, ASM990537v1, whole genome shotgun sequence, the following are encoded in one genomic region:
- the LOC141693064 gene encoding uncharacterized protein LOC141693064: MNEMMNSKLEGIFNQLKQMGVSISGDQFVNNFATPKNEIVRSSCQSVYDSVHGEDHFTNLMTPTLCCLWVIHLEEKRVIAARGTVFPLNNGGVNMIHNSPIVPHNVKVSVDDVVAEYQLTPLLVPCDEHEMVGNAAGSFVQWPKDLGTLGQEPILLEKKKSDTSLKKNVQVPKKVESKGSVTPIKKTPPLLDDDIHSSEHCRSLCFLLNKRPPTKKSEVFKYEENGEDPIYITPEDVDQFLKMSWLNISVLEIFLKAYKLYVREGGLMNNRKEFRWHHSEVQCPQQEGGTECGFFVMRVLVQGTIPKRKLKRYESFGHNFLL; encoded by the exons ATGAATGAAATGATGAATTCAAAGCTTGAAGGTATATTTAATCAATTAAAGCAGATGGGTGTGTCAATTTCAGGTGATCAGTTTGTGAATAATTTTGCTACACCAAAAAATGAAATTGTTCGAAGCAGTTGTCAGTCGGTATATGATTCGGTACATGGAGAAGATCATTTCACAAATCTCATG ACTCCAACACTTTGTTGTCTTTGGGTGATACATCTGGAGGAAAAGAGAGTTATTGCAGCAAGAGGGACTGTTTTTCCATTAAATAACGGAGGGGTTAATATGATACATAATAGCCCGATTGTGCCTCACAATGTCAAAGTATCAGTTGATGATGTTGTAGCTGAATATCAACTAACCCCACTTCTTGTGCCATGTGATGAACATGAGATGGTAGGAAATGCAGCGGGTAGCTTTGTTCAATGGCCGAAGGATCTTGGGACATTAGGGCAG GAGCCGATATTATTGGAGAAGAAGAAGAGTGATACTAGCCTCAAGAAAAATGTGCAAGTGCCAAAAAAAGTTGAAAGCAAAGGTTCAGTGACACCTATAAAGAAAACCCCACCATTGCTTGATGATGACATACACTCAAGTGAGCATTGTCGATCTCTATGTTTCTTGCTTAATAAGAGGCCTCCCACTAAAAAAAGTGAGGTCTTTAAGTATGAAGAAAATGGAGAGGATCCAATATACATCACGCCTGAAGATGTTGATCAATTTTTGAAAATGAGTTGGTTAAACATATCCGTTTTGGAAATATTTCTAAA GGCGTATAAATTATACGTACGAGAAGGTGGATTAATGAATAATAGAAAAGAATTTCGCTGGCATCATTCTGAGGTTCAG TGTCCTCAACAAGAAGGAGGCACGGAGTGTGGTTTTTTCGTTATGAG GGTCTTGGTTCAAGGAACTATACCAAAAAGGAAATTAAAGAGATACGAGAGCTTTGGGCACAATTTTTTACTTTAG